In Sulfuricurvum sp., the sequence ACAATAATCTGCCATGTCGACGCACCAAGCGTTTGCACTTTGATTAACAGCTCTTCGGAAAGTTCCATAGAGCGCTGTTGCGTGTCACGGATCAAAAACGGAGCGACTCCGATCGCGATCAGCGCCACTTTAGCCGACTCTTCCATACCAAATAACACTAACAAAATAGGCAATATCGCAATCGGCGGTATCAACGATACTGCCGAAGAAAACGGTGAAAGGAGTGCGCGAAACAACGGCAACGTCCCTTGAATAATCCCTAAAACCAAACCGACAGCAGCCGCAATTCCCAGACCCTTTGCGATCCGGGTAAGACTTGCTATCGTATCGGTGTATAAAATCGGCTCTTCCGTCAGTTCGTCCGGCTCCATCACCATCGTTTTGATGGCATCTCCGAGTGCTTCAAATGTCGGGAGAAGCTTGTCATCCGGGTTCAATGCATGACGTGCATCCGCAGCAATCCAATAGACCAACCCGATAATCACAAACGGCAGTATCTTTAAAAGCGGTGTAAACCGTCCAGCGTTCAGATTGATCATACGCATGGATTACAGTTTCCCTTCTGCCGCTTGTTTCATATACTCCGAAGTAAATCGAAGTTTTATATTTTTGGTGTTCCCGAGCGTTTTATTCGCCGGGAATGTCATCCCGATAAAGCCTTCATTTTTAGCTTTGCTTCCTAAGAGCCCATGGGCAAATGAAAATTTGCTCACATCTCCCATCGTCGTGATGAGTTTAGGATCTTCCGTAAACTTTTGGGCTTCAGCGGCCGTATAAAACATTTTCGTGGTTGTGAGCTGTGATTGATAATCTTTGAGCGAGGCCCCTGAAGCTTTTGCCATCAACGTCCGTGCTTCAACCCCTTTGGCATCGTTTTTAGACATAATGCCCATGATCTCATACCATGCACCGGTCAACGCTTTACCCAGTTTTGGATTGTCTTTGAGAGTTTGAGTGTTGACGACCATCATGTCGATGATCTCTCCCGGGATTTTGCTTGAGTCAAATAAGAGTGTCGCATTCGGAACTTTTTTGACTTCACTTAGTTGAGGATTCCATGTCACAACATTTTTCATTGAAGGTGAATTGAACGCCGAAACGATATCCGCATCAGACGTGTTGATCGTCTTGACATCTTTGGCACTTAGCCCTGCAGAAGCCAATCCGCGCTCCAAAAGATAATGCGAAACCGAATACTCGACCAGATTGATCTTTTGACCTTTGAGATCTTTCATGCTTTTGGCACTTTTGGATACGATCCCGTCATTTCCGTTTGAGTAGTCTCCGATAATAACGGCTGTCGAATCTACCCCTCCCGCGGCAGGGATCGTCAATGCGTCCATATTCGTCATTACGCATCCGTCGAACGATCCTGCGCTGTATTGATTGATCGATTCGACATAGTCATTAAGCTGAACGACATCGATTTTAATACCGTATTTATCGGCCCATTTTTTGACGATCCCTTTTCGAGCACCGTAATCCCACGGCATCCAGCCGGCATAAATGGTCCATGCAACTTTAAAGTGGGTTTTTGGAGCGGCAAACGCGGCAGACGATGCAACAGCAAGCGCTAAAACGGCCAGTGAAAGACGAGTAGAGAGTTTTGGTGATGTGTGTTTGATTGAGCCTGCAGCAGATGTGCACTGAGTGAATGAATGTGTCATAAAATCCTCCTAAACGGTATATCGAGAAAAAACGGGGAGAAATATCTCTCTCCCGGGCTTTTATCCCTCCGTGTAGCCGCTTACGAGGCCGGATGCTCTCGGACCAGCACTTTTCAGTCGGAACCCTAGCATCCATTTATTGAACAATATTGGGAGATATGTTCCCCCCGATTTTTCTACATGCAAGAATTATAATAAAATAGAGAGGGTCATGATGGATAACACTGATTAATTTTTAATCAGTTGGATACAAGTAGTAAAATTCTATTAGTTTTGTCTCTATACTACACCTAGCATCTGCATAACATTATTTAATAAATTTTTAACTTAAAAAAAATCAGCCTGAGAATTAAGAAATAATTGAATATCATTATTTCATGCAAATTATCCTTTTATTATTATTTTTCTGCTTTGTATTTCACCTAGATTCTATATTTGTATCTATTAGGGTTATTCAAGATGCCTAAAATATGTAGTATTCCTAAAAAAACAAGCTTTAAGATGGAAGAAGTTTCAATATTTTGTTCGGTTAGATTGATAGACTGTCATAAGAGTGTCGCTACGCGTTTTAAATTTGTCATGATCATTTTTGCAACCATCCTTCTTTATCAATGTTTTCACCTTTTTAGACAGGGACAAGAATATTTAAAAATTACAAAAAAAGATACATTCCAAAGACAATACTCATTGGAGAATGCATGAAGATTTTTGTAACAGGTGGTGCCGGATATATTGGTTCACATACCTGTGTTGAACTTCTAAATAACGGTTATGATGTAGTCGTCTATGACAATCTTTCAAACAGTTCGGCAGAAGTATTAAAACGTGTTGAAACAATTACCGGAAAAACCGTACAGTTGATTATCGGTGATACCCGTGATGAAATAAAAACAACAGCTGCAATGGCTGGATGTGACTGTGTTATACATTTTGCCGGACTTAAAGCGGTTGGCGAATCGGTTGCAAAACCGCTTGAATATTATGATAACAATGTCCAAGGGACATTATCACTTTTACGCGCAATGCGAACCAACGGTATTAAAACGATTGTCTTTAGCTCCTCTGCAACGGTATACGGAAACCCTGAACGTCTTCCGCTTAGCGAAGACCACCCCCTTCGCACTACCAATCCTTACGGGCAGACGAAGCTCGTCATCGAAGAAATTTTACGCGATCTCTACCGTTCAGACCCATCATGGTGCATAATGATTTTACGTTATTTCAATCCTGTAGGAGCACACGAAAGCGGTCTTATCGGAGAAGATCCCCAAGGGATCCCAAATAACCTTATGCCTTTTATTACACAAGTAGCAATCGGCCAACGTGAAAACTTAAATATTTTTGGAGGTGATTATCCTACTCATGACGGTACAGGTGTAAGAGATTATATTCATGTTGTTGATTTGGCTGAAGGACATATAAAAGCGCTTCAGGCATTAACTGTATCTCAGTGTACCGCTGTAAATCTTGGTACCGGCATAGGATACAGTGTTTTAGATGTAGTAAAAGCATTTTCAAAAGCAAGTGGACAATCAATCCCTTACGCAATTGCCTCACGACGAGAAGGAGATATTGCAGCGTGTTACGCTGATTCAAAATTAGCAAAAAAAATCATTGGATGGAGTGCCAAACGAAACTTAGAAACTATGTGCCGTGATTCGTGGTATTTTCAATCTAGAAACCCAGAAGGATTTATTTGAAACAATTCTCATTTTATTTAAAATACGTCCAAAAGTGACCAAATGGTATCATTACGCAAAAAGTTTGAAATAATGGTGTAATGAAAAATTCGAGTTGCTGAAAACCTTATGACACTACGCTACAATCGGTATTTATAAAAGGTTTTTTAAAATGGATTGTAAAAAAGCACTAAAAAGTGCCCAACCTGTAAAAGTTTAGAGGTCAAAAAGAACGAGAAAAAAAGGAATGTCTAACGAAATTATTCAAGATGCCAAATACAACATATGCTTTAGATACTGAAGCATTCTCACATCTCAAAAAACTTAGCAAACTACATCTGGGATTAACTAAAAAAAGGAAGGTGAAATTGATAGATGAATTCCTAGATAACTATAATAAAAAAATGATTTTTTTGCAGCCCGAATTTTTCATTATGCCCAAAAGTACACTAACTATAAACATTTGAACAAATACTTTTGTTATATTTTTGAATTATATAAGTTCGTCTTTTCGCATCCTTTCTTGAAGTGCTATTAGTATATATGCGCTCACTGTTCCTCCATGAAATTCACGAATTTTATCTTCCCATTCTACTGGTATAGTAATGAGCTTTTTTTTCTTCATTTTGTCGTTTCTCACACTTGTTTCCCGCTCGCTCATAGCTGCAGAATTTTTCACTTTTTCAATGTTTTTTAGAAAACTATTTTTTGCCATACCATATCCTTTATAAATATTTTAAATATTTATTTTATATTTAAAATAGATTTTACTTCGTTGAAAAGTTCATCCATTTCCTGATCGGCTTTACCGAATATCCGATATTCTTTAATGCTTTTCCCCTCACCGACCGAATGGGCAATATCGACACGTTGACGCAGTACAGAGGTAAGGAGTTCAAAATGCTCAGACATACAGATGAATTCGATCAGATCACCAAAGCGTTTCATTGC encodes:
- a CDS encoding ABC transporter permease, giving the protein MRMINLNAGRFTPLLKILPFVIIGLVYWIAADARHALNPDDKLLPTFEALGDAIKTMVMEPDELTEEPILYTDTIASLTRIAKGLGIAAAVGLVLGIIQGTLPLFRALLSPFSSAVSLIPPIAILPILLVLFGMEESAKVALIAIGVAPFLIRDTQQRSMELSEELLIKVQTLGASTWQIIVRVVLPHVMPRLLDALRLSLGSAWLFLITAEAIASSEGLGYRIFLMRRYMEMDVILPYVAWITLLAFLMDWILAVIIRKAFPWYRKEK
- a CDS encoding putative urea ABC transporter substrate-binding protein; this encodes MTHSFTQCTSAAGSIKHTSPKLSTRLSLAVLALAVASSAAFAAPKTHFKVAWTIYAGWMPWDYGARKGIVKKWADKYGIKIDVVQLNDYVESINQYSAGSFDGCVMTNMDALTIPAAGGVDSTAVIIGDYSNGNDGIVSKSAKSMKDLKGQKINLVEYSVSHYLLERGLASAGLSAKDVKTINTSDADIVSAFNSPSMKNVVTWNPQLSEVKKVPNATLLFDSSKIPGEIIDMMVVNTQTLKDNPKLGKALTGAWYEIMGIMSKNDAKGVEARTLMAKASGASLKDYQSQLTTTKMFYTAAEAQKFTEDPKLITTMGDVSKFSFAHGLLGSKAKNEGFIGMTFPANKTLGNTKNIKLRFTSEYMKQAAEGKL
- the galE gene encoding UDP-glucose 4-epimerase GalE — its product is MKIFVTGGAGYIGSHTCVELLNNGYDVVVYDNLSNSSAEVLKRVETITGKTVQLIIGDTRDEIKTTAAMAGCDCVIHFAGLKAVGESVAKPLEYYDNNVQGTLSLLRAMRTNGIKTIVFSSSATVYGNPERLPLSEDHPLRTTNPYGQTKLVIEEILRDLYRSDPSWCIMILRYFNPVGAHESGLIGEDPQGIPNNLMPFITQVAIGQRENLNIFGGDYPTHDGTGVRDYIHVVDLAEGHIKALQALTVSQCTAVNLGTGIGYSVLDVVKAFSKASGQSIPYAIASRREGDIAACYADSKLAKKIIGWSAKRNLETMCRDSWYFQSRNPEGFI